Genomic segment of Mucilaginibacter sabulilitoris:
TAGTTTTTATATTTGCAGTGTCAACAGACAAATAGTTCTTTATTTTAACTTATCAAGAAAGACTGAGGGAAAGGCCCAAAGACGTCTTAGCAACCTGTACATCCGCATAATGTAAAAGGTGCTAATTCCTGCTCCGCGTAATGGAGAGAGATAAAAAGATTCTTAACCTCTGCCTGTCTTTATAAGTGATTTTATAGTTTTTTTAAGTCGCGTGACCGAGAGGATAGGTTAAGGTCTGCAAAACCTTTTACGGCAGTTCGAATCTGCCCGCGACATCATATTTCCCTTTTAGTTTCCTGAATAAGCATACTGCACGATCATGTTGCCGATGTGTTTTATATTCCATATTTTTATCGCTGCCGGCAGGTACTTTAAACCAGTAAACAATCACCTGCCCTACCAGTATGAAGATATTTAACATCGTTTTTGTTGTTCTGTTTATTATTTTCGCGGCGTTACAATACAACGATCCTGACCCTTACATTTGGGTACCCATATATTTATACAGCGCTTTTTTTTGCTACATGGCGGCACGCAAAAAGTTTTATCCGGTGGGTTATGCCATTGGCATATTTATTTATTTGGCCTATGCTGTATATAAAATTTTTGACCGCAACGGATTAATCGATTGGTTTGAATATCACCATGCCGAAAGCCTTGTAGAAAGCATGAAGGCCGAAAAGCCCTGGATTGAAGAAGTGCGCGAGTTTTTTGGTTTGCTGATATGCGTAGCAGTACTGGCTATTAATTGGATATATAGCCTTAGGCTTAAAAAGCGGGTAACGTATTAACCCGATAACAAAAAAGTCTATCCCAAATGGGAAAGACTTTTACTTTTTAAAACCCTCTCTTTTTAGAGAGGGCAGGGGTGAAACATATTAGCAGGGGTGACGATGTATTACAAAATATAGAACACGGCCGCACCAACGGGCTGTTTAGCAGGTACAGCATCATTTACCCCTGGCAGCTCATCTTTCAGCATTTGCTTCAGATCCTGCTCAATTTTACGGCTAATGGCCGTTGTTGGCGTATCGGTAGGCATGTTCTCAAACGGATCCTGCAAGTGGATAGCCATCTTTTCGATCAGGAAAAATGCCGATGAGATAGCAATTACCAACGGCACCTGCAGTATACCAAAAAACTCAATCAAACTAAAAGGCAGCAGCAGTACAAAGAACAACACCAGCCAGTGTATGTAAACGCTGTATGTAGCCGGAAACACGGTGTTCTTGATCCGCTCACAACCGCCCATGGAATTAATAAAACCGGTTAGGGTATTATCCATAGCTACCTGCTGGTATTCGTTTATCCAGCCCAGTTTGTATAAAGTACGCAGATCATGGCCCTGCAGTTCGTTTAGCGCTACGGGTGCGTTATCCATCCTTTCAATATTTGCAATATCATCATTGCTTAAATAAGCCTCCAGGTTTTGTTTGCCATTTTGCCGGCGCAAATGGCGGCTAAGGCTGTAACACCAGGCTATTTGCCGGTTAACCATGCGTTCTTTAAGTGCACGTTTCTCTTCTCCATCTTCAACGAAGGTTAATATCTGCCGGGTGAATGTACGGCAGTCGTTCACAATGGCGCCCCATAAAATACGGGCTTCCCACCAACGGTCATACGCCTGGTTTGACCGGAAAGCCAGCAACAGCGAAATAATAGTGCCTAATATGGTAGGTACCGTTAACGGGATAGATACCTCCTTAAAGTTATAATACTGATGTATAAAGTAAATAACCGATGAATAAATGGCCACCATGATCAGCTCTTTTTTTATTTTGCCAAATACATAGGTAGCCGGTATGTTTTCTTTTAGTAGCATAACGTTTTAATAATTAAATTTTTAATTACTGTTGTTCAATTAACTCTACCTCTTCGGCAACAATATTGGCCATGATGCCCGGTGTTTCGGTTATTGAAATTGTTCGTTTACCGCTTTTGGCTATCAGCACTTCGGGGTCTATACTGTTTTTAAAAAGCATCTGGTAGTTATCATGCGGTATCACAATGGCATCAACGTTATGGGCATCCAGGTAGTTATTAAAAACAGCCATGGTACTGCCATAAAAAAAATCGATGTTGATATGATTAATTAAATGGCTGTAGTCTTTTTCCAGCTCGCGGCACCTTACATAAAAATTATCAGGTATGTGCCTGTACTCTGCCGACCTGCGCGAAAGCATAAGCAGTTCGCTGATAGAGTCGGTTATTTTCAGCATGTGCACCAATATAATATTGAGCTTTTTAGGATAATATTGCTGTGCTAATGAAGGGATGCATTGCAGTGACTGTGCGGTAAAATCAGTTGGGATAAGCAGCGTTTTCATAGTCGTTTTTTGATTAATGGTTTAACTTATATGTTTTGTTGATACAAGTGTAGCCCCCAATAATTAAGACGATCTAAGAAAGTTATTAGAATTTGATTAGAATTTCACCCCCCTCCAAAGTCACCTCACTCTAACCCTCTCCAAAGGAGAGGGAGCTAATATCTTTAAACATGCAATTTAAAGCCCTCTCCCTTGGAGAGGGTTAGAGTGAGGTTACACTTCAACCGGCAAAAAAACCTTGATCTCTGTACCGCTGCCCACTTCTGAGCGGATACCGATGGTGCCTTTATGCAACCGTATAATATTTAAAGTTAAAGGTAGGCCAACGCCATGGCCCTCATAGTCGTGCGTATTGGAAGCCCTGAAAAACGGCTCAAATATGTGCTGTAATTCGGTTTGGGGTATGCCAATGCCCTGGTCGACAACAGAAATGATCACTTTATTATTTTCAACCTTGATGCTTACCTTCACCATAAGGTTATCTGAGTATTTACAGGCATTGCTGATGATATTGGTAATGGCCAGCCGCAATAAGTTATTGTTCCCCTTTACATAAAGCAGGCGTTCGTCGGCGGGCATATTTGCAAAGTCTATCTGTATATTACTGTTGGGCTTTATCTTTTTAACAGATTCGGAAGCTATTATTACAAGCTCATCAATCCTGATACTTTCCCAGCGCTGTTTTTCACCATCAAACCCAGATTGAGCAAGCGACAACAGGCTACTCAATATCTGGTTCAGTTTTTCCGATTCGGCATAAATGGTTTTAAATATTTCGCGCTGCTGCGGGGTGACATCCAACTTATTTAACGCCAGTTCGGCTTCGGAGCTGATAACCGTTAATGGTGTGCGCAGCTCATGTGAGGCATTACTTACAAAGTTATTTTGGGTTTCGAAGGCAGTCTCCAACCGGTCGAGCATGTCGTTAAAGGTGTATGACAGTTCGGTTACCTCATCTTTGCCACTTAACTCATCAAGCCGGAAATGCAGATTGTTGGCGGTAATGCTTTTAACATTGCTAATGATGCGCCGTATAGGCTGAAAGGTGTAAAATGAAAATATCTTCCCGACAAAATAAACCAACACCATAGCAACTAGAAACCCATATATCAATGTACGCTGCAGAATTTTCAACTCATCGAAACCCGATGGGTCTGCTGCCGAAACTATCACGATGTACTTTTTATCGTTTTTTGCAAATACCTTACCCGCGTAAAAGGTATTTTCGACCTTATGACGCGCGTTGCCGTCTCTTAATATCCGCCCAATAAAATCACTCTTTACATCAATATGTCCGGGTATGTGAACCCTGTTTATGGTATCGATATCGAAAATATAGGCTTTTTCAGCCTCCAGCTTTTCCAGGTATTTGTTCCTTACTTCCTGGTATGCCCTGCTCTTGGAACTGGGAAAAACATTTACCTCGGCCGATATATTTACACGGGCTTCCAGCCGCTTGAAAAAGTCATCAAAACCAAACTTATACACCAAATAAAAAATGGTAATATTAAGCAGCAACAATATAGCGCCCGAGAGCAGCAGGAACAGCAGGGTTATTTTACTTTGTATCTTCATCGAGCTCTCCCTCTTTCATGATATAGCCCATACCAAAAACGGTGTGTATAATTTTTGAGCCACCATTTTTCTCGAGCTTTTTGCGCAGATAATTTATGTACACATCAACCACGTTGGTGCCCATGTTAAAATCAATATCCCATACGCTTTCCAGTATCTGAATGCGCGACAGTACCTTCTTCTGGTTTTTAACAAAATACTCCAGCAGCCTGAACTCTGTGGCAGTAAGCTTTAAGGGTTCTTTATTCCGGTAAGCTATTTTTGATTCGGCGTTAAGCTCCAGGTCACTAATGGTGTATACGTTATTTTTAACCTGAACATCGGTACTATTACGGCGCAACAGCGTGCGCAGGCGGGCAGCCAGTTCGGCAATTTTAAAGGGCTTAACCAGGTAGTCGTCGGCCCCGCTATCTAAACCGCTCACAATATTTTCTGTAGAATCAAGCGCGGTAAGCATAATAATGGGCATGGCTTTCTTTTGCTGCCTGATGAGCTTACATACCTGTATGCCGTCCATTACGGGCAGCATAACATCCAGTATCACCAGGTCAAAATCGTTATCGAGCGCCATTTGTAAGCCTGTAGCGCCGTTACCGGCTACGCTTATTTCAAAACCGTACTCCGTGAGTCCTCGTTTTATTACCGATACAACATTGGGTTCATCCTCAACCAATAATATACCCATATTTTGCCAGCATATTTTTTTTGAAAGTATACATTATTTTTATTTAATACGCACTTAGTGTTGCGTACATAATAAAGCAACTAACTTTTATTAAGTTTTTAAATATTGTGATATAAAGTGCCTGGATAGCTGAACAGCGGCATTAACCCCGTCCTAAAATCATATTAACCGTTACGCCAATCACTTCTTTAATATAGGTGTTCCATTTGGCCAGCGCGCCGGCATTGGGTGTTATGTCCCAAAATGACGGATCTTTAGTTCCGGCGATATAGGCACAAGAATAAGGTATTACATCCATACCAGCCTTTTTAAATATCCCTAATGAGCGCCGCATGTGAAAAGCCGATGTTACCAGCAAATACGGGCCTTGCAAACCTTGTTTTTTCAATAGGGCTTTGGTTAACGTGGCGTTTTCAAGCGTATTGCGCGAATTGTTCTCTATCAATATACAGCTATCGGGTACCTGCATATTCTTTAGCTGAATTTTGGCCCAGCTGCCTTCCCTGAAGCTGTCCGGGTTTAAATTTCCATTACCGCCGGTTATCACGATATGCTTCGCCCTACCCGTCTTTTGTAAAAGCACACCCTGTATAAACCTGTCGGCAGCATCGCTAAACATGCCGTTCCCTTTACCGTCGTATGATGCAAAGCCTCCTAATACAATAGCGGTACTGTACACTTTACCGTTTACAAGTTTCGCGGCAGGAACATCCCAGGCTTTTGCAAACTGATCTTGCAGAAATGAATTAGAGAAAATATACAGCAGGCCCACGCCGTAAAGTAAACACCTGCGTTTTGTTTTAGCATTCTTTGAAAATACGGCTATCAGCAATATAACAAACACGTATGACAGCGGATAAAGCAAAAACGCCAATACCTTTGAAAGGATAAAAAACATAACTGTAACAGGCTTTTGCCGTAAAAGTAATTAAAAACATTAAACCTTTTACCCGCCCGAACATCTTAAAAATAAGCCACGTAACAAACTGGCATTATGATTGTCATATAAAATATTAAAAAACAGAAATTATGGGCTTATTGAAATTCCTTGTCGTGGGTGCAGCAGTTGCTTACGGCATAAACTACATCACTAAAAAGGGTCCAGACGGTAAGTCGATCATTGACGACCTTGCCGAAAACGGACCTGAGTGGATGGATCGTGCAAAAAAATACGGCGAGCTTACTTTAGAGCAAATAGCTGTGCGTGCACAAAATTTCAGGGATAATAACGGGTTTTAAAATAGACGGTTACATTATCCTGTATGTATAATATTCTTTTTTTTGGCGATAGTCTCACGGCAGGCTATGGCCTTAAAAATGTTAAAACAGAATCACTCCCTGCCCTGGTACAGCAAAAAATAGACGCAGAAAAATTGCCTTATCATGTAATTAATGGCGGACTTAGCGGAGATAACACGGCAGGGGGCCTTCTTCGTTTAGATTACTGGACCAACAGGCCTATCCACATATTTGTACTGGAGCTGGGCGTAAATGATATTATCAGAGGTATATCGCCACAAACCACCTTTAAAAACCTGCAGGCCATAATTGATAAAGTAAAACTTAAGTTTCCGAATGTAAAGCTTGCCCTGATGGGCATGGAGATCCCTGCTTTTATCCCTGGCCTTTTCGCTGCGGAATTTAGGGCGATATTCCGCAAGCTGGCCGATGCTAATCAAATGGCATTTGTTCCTTTTTACCTTAAAGACGTAGCCGGACGCCCCCACTTGAACCTGCCCGACATGCTGCATCCCTCTGCCGAAGGCTACCGCATTATGGCCGATAATGTTTGGCCGGTATTGCTACCATTATTATAAATTTCAAATAATCTGCCCACCGTGCAGACAGTACAGGATAGTTGCGCTTGCGTATACCAAAATATCCTGTTAACATTGTTATCAGCCCAATTAAATTAATGCAGGTAACAATCATCTATTTTTCGAACAGATTTTTGCTAAAAGCATTTGCCAGTATTTATAAACCGTTTTTACGCAATATATGAGACAATCCCTGTGTAAGCCCGCGCTTTACATCGTGCTATTATTTAACAGCTTTTTCTTTATTCAAACTGTGTGTGCTGTCGTACCCGGCAAGGCAACCAGCTTAACCTGCGAACACCTGCTTAACCCCATTGGCATTGACGCTCGGCACCCGCGTTTAGCGTGGCAAATGACCGACGAACAACGGGGCGCAGCCCAAACCGCTTACCAGCTTTTTGTAGGCACCGATTCTGCAGCGGTAAGCACAGGCAGGGGCGATAGCTGGTTAACGCCTAAGGTGGTATCGGCGGCAAACCTGGTGAGTTATAATGGCAAAGCATTGCGGCCTTTTACCAAATACTACTGGCGCGCGCAGCTTTGGGATCAGGCGGGCAAAAAGCTAAGTTCATCGGCTATTGCCAGTTTTGAAACCGGTATGATGGATATGCGCAACTGGAAAGGCTCATGGATAAGCGATAATAAAGGCATTGCGATAAACCCGGCGCCATATTTCCGCCGTACATTTAAAGTGGCAAAGCAAATACGCTCTGCAAGGGCTTACATAGCGGTGGCCGGTTTATATGAAATGTATATAAATGGACAAAAAATTGGCAATCATCGCCTCGATCCGATGTATACCCGTTTTGACAGGCGTACCTTATACGTAGCCTATGATGTTACTGCACAATTGAAAAATGGCAAAAATGCTATTGGCGTGTTGTTAGGCAACGGCTGGTACAACCACCAGAGTACAGCGGTATGGTTTTTTCACCAGGCTCCGTGGCGGGGCCGCCCATCATTTTGCATGGACCTGCGCATTACTTATACCGATGGATCCGAAGAAACTATAACATCAGACACGCAATGGAAAACTTCGCTTAGTCCGGTTGTTTTCAATAGCATTTATACAGCCGAACATTATGACGCCCGCCGCGAACAACCTGGATGGAACACCCCCAATTTTATTGATACCGCCTGGAAACATGTTATTAACCGCTCGGCGCCATCGCAAAATATTGTAGCGCAAAATCTGGCGCCTATTCGTAACGTTGAAGAAATACCAACCAAAAGCATTACTAAAGTTGATAATAACCTGTGGGTGTTTGACATTGGTCGCAATATTTCGGGCGTAAGCCAGATTACCGTAAAAGGCGATTCTGGAACAGTGATCCGCCTGAAACACGCTGAAAGGCTGAACAAAAATGGCCATGTAGATCAATCCAATATCGATTTGCACTATCGCCCTACCGATGATAAAGACCCGTTTCAGACAGATATATTTATCCTGAGTGGCAAAGGCGAGGAAACCTTTATGCCAAAATTTAACTACAAAGGATTTCAGTATATCGAAGTAAGCAGCAGCAAACCTGTGGAGCTGACCAAGGAAAGTCTGAAAGCTTATTTTATGCACAGCGATGTAGCACCAATTGGTACGGTCACATCATCAAACAAAACCATTAACCAAATCTGGAGTGCTACCAATAATTCATACCTGAGCAACCTGTTTGGGTACCCTACCGATTGCCCTCAGCGCGAAAAAAACGGATGGACCGGCGATGCCCATATTGCCAATGAAACTGGTCTTTATAACTTTGATGCCATAACTATTTATGAAAAATGGCTGGCCGATCACCGCGACGAGCAGCAGCCCAACGGCGTGCTGCCTTCCATTATCCCAACCGGCGGCTGGGGTTATGAATGGGGCAATGGGCCCGACTGGACCAGTACCATCGCCATTATTCCATGGAACATTTACCTGTTCTACGGCGATAGTAAGTTATTGGCAGATAGCTACACCAATATTGAAAAATACGTAAACCATATTGATGAACTTTACCCGACCGGCTTAACCAGTTGGGGATTGGGCGATTGGGTGCCGGTAAAATCTGTTTCACCGGTTGAGCTTACTTCTTCGGTTTATTATTATACCGATGCCAGCATATTGGCTAAAGCGGCTAAAATATTGGGCAAACAGGCCGATTTTGTAAAATACTCGGCCCTCGCCAATAAGATAAAGAATGCCATTAACGCCAAATACCTCAATACCGAAACCGGTGTATATGGCAAAGGCCTACAAACAGAATTGAGTGTACCGCTTTACTGGGATATAGTGCCTCAAAACCTGAAAAGTAAAGTTGCCGCCAACCTTGCCCAGCGTGTAACTGCTGATAATTATCACCTTGACGTAGGGATACTGGGAGCAAAAGCCATTTTGGGCGCGCTGAGCAATAATGGGTACCCGGATGTGGCTTATAAAATAGCTTCGCAGGAAACTTATCCGTCATGGGGCTGGTGGATGGTGAACGGCGCTACTACCCTGTATGAAAACTGGAAAATAGATGCCAAAAGCGATATATCCCTTAACCACATTATGTTTGGCGAAATAGGCGCCTGGCTGTACAAAGGCATAGCCGGTATTTACCCCGATCAGGATCATCCGGGTTTTAAAAACGTTATACTGAAGCCGAATTTTGTGGCAGGCCTTAATGAATTTACCGCTACACATGATGGGCCTTACGGCAAAATCATCTCATCATGGCAACGCAATGCAAATGGTGTTACCTATAAAGTTACCGTGCCGGCCAACTCAATGGCTACTATAACCTTTCCGTACGGAAAAGTTTACCAGGCAAATAAACCTTTAACCAACACACAACAGTATAAAGTAGCTGCGGGCAGTTATGTGTTCGATATTAAATAAGCATACTTAAATTGACATAGATATCTCATATTTTACATTCCCTTAATATCAAATGACCTTCTGTTGACAGGCCGGTTAATTAACCGGCCTGTTTTGTACATATTTTTGTTACATCTAATAATACCTGCTATCAATAATTATCATGTACAAAAGAATAACCTTATTGCTGCTGCTCTTAATAACAACAACTATAATCCGTGCCGAAGAACCCTGGGCCCTGAGTAGCGATAAAGAAGGTGTTAAGGTTTATACACGTCACGTACCCAATTCAAAAATAAAGGCCATTAAGGTAGAGTGTCAGTTTAATGCTACATCTGCGCAATTGGTGGCCGTATTATTAGATATTAAAGGAAGTATTGATTGGGTTTATCATACCAAATCTGTCAGCCTCATCAAACAAGTATCGCCATCAGAACTATATTATTATTCAGAGGTGAATATACCCTGGCCCATACATAACCGCGATTTTATAGCTCATATAAAAGTTACGCAAGACC
This window contains:
- a CDS encoding transmembrane 220 family protein codes for the protein MKIFNIVFVVLFIIFAALQYNDPDPYIWVPIYLYSAFFCYMAARKKFYPVGYAIGIFIYLAYAVYKIFDRNGLIDWFEYHHAESLVESMKAEKPWIEEVREFFGLLICVAVLAINWIYSLRLKKRVTY
- a CDS encoding bestrophin family protein, translated to MLLKENIPATYVFGKIKKELIMVAIYSSVIYFIHQYYNFKEVSIPLTVPTILGTIISLLLAFRSNQAYDRWWEARILWGAIVNDCRTFTRQILTFVEDGEEKRALKERMVNRQIAWCYSLSRHLRRQNGKQNLEAYLSNDDIANIERMDNAPVALNELQGHDLRTLYKLGWINEYQQVAMDNTLTGFINSMGGCERIKNTVFPATYSVYIHWLVLFFVLLLPFSLIEFFGILQVPLVIAISSAFFLIEKMAIHLQDPFENMPTDTPTTAISRKIEQDLKQMLKDELPGVNDAVPAKQPVGAAVFYIL
- a CDS encoding HAMP domain-containing sensor histidine kinase, whose product is MKIQSKITLLFLLLSGAILLLLNITIFYLVYKFGFDDFFKRLEARVNISAEVNVFPSSKSRAYQEVRNKYLEKLEAEKAYIFDIDTINRVHIPGHIDVKSDFIGRILRDGNARHKVENTFYAGKVFAKNDKKYIVIVSAADPSGFDELKILQRTLIYGFLVAMVLVYFVGKIFSFYTFQPIRRIISNVKSITANNLHFRLDELSGKDEVTELSYTFNDMLDRLETAFETQNNFVSNASHELRTPLTVISSEAELALNKLDVTPQQREIFKTIYAESEKLNQILSSLLSLAQSGFDGEKQRWESIRIDELVIIASESVKKIKPNSNIQIDFANMPADERLLYVKGNNNLLRLAITNIISNACKYSDNLMVKVSIKVENNKVIISVVDQGIGIPQTELQHIFEPFFRASNTHDYEGHGVGLPLTLNIIRLHKGTIGIRSEVGSGTEIKVFLPVEV
- a CDS encoding response regulator transcription factor, with product MGILLVEDEPNVVSVIKRGLTEYGFEISVAGNGATGLQMALDNDFDLVILDVMLPVMDGIQVCKLIRQQKKAMPIIMLTALDSTENIVSGLDSGADDYLVKPFKIAELAARLRTLLRRNSTDVQVKNNVYTISDLELNAESKIAYRNKEPLKLTATEFRLLEYFVKNQKKVLSRIQILESVWDIDFNMGTNVVDVYINYLRKKLEKNGGSKIIHTVFGMGYIMKEGELDEDTK
- a CDS encoding YdcF family protein; its protein translation is MFFILSKVLAFLLYPLSYVFVILLIAVFSKNAKTKRRCLLYGVGLLYIFSNSFLQDQFAKAWDVPAAKLVNGKVYSTAIVLGGFASYDGKGNGMFSDAADRFIQGVLLQKTGRAKHIVITGGNGNLNPDSFREGSWAKIQLKNMQVPDSCILIENNSRNTLENATLTKALLKKQGLQGPYLLVTSAFHMRRSLGIFKKAGMDVIPYSCAYIAGTKDPSFWDITPNAGALAKWNTYIKEVIGVTVNMILGRG
- a CDS encoding YtxH domain-containing protein, whose amino-acid sequence is MGLLKFLVVGAAVAYGINYITKKGPDGKSIIDDLAENGPEWMDRAKKYGELTLEQIAVRAQNFRDNNGF
- a CDS encoding arylesterase, which translates into the protein MYNILFFGDSLTAGYGLKNVKTESLPALVQQKIDAEKLPYHVINGGLSGDNTAGGLLRLDYWTNRPIHIFVLELGVNDIIRGISPQTTFKNLQAIIDKVKLKFPNVKLALMGMEIPAFIPGLFAAEFRAIFRKLADANQMAFVPFYLKDVAGRPHLNLPDMLHPSAEGYRIMADNVWPVLLPLL
- a CDS encoding alpha-L-rhamnosidase; the protein is MRQSLCKPALYIVLLFNSFFFIQTVCAVVPGKATSLTCEHLLNPIGIDARHPRLAWQMTDEQRGAAQTAYQLFVGTDSAAVSTGRGDSWLTPKVVSAANLVSYNGKALRPFTKYYWRAQLWDQAGKKLSSSAIASFETGMMDMRNWKGSWISDNKGIAINPAPYFRRTFKVAKQIRSARAYIAVAGLYEMYINGQKIGNHRLDPMYTRFDRRTLYVAYDVTAQLKNGKNAIGVLLGNGWYNHQSTAVWFFHQAPWRGRPSFCMDLRITYTDGSEETITSDTQWKTSLSPVVFNSIYTAEHYDARREQPGWNTPNFIDTAWKHVINRSAPSQNIVAQNLAPIRNVEEIPTKSITKVDNNLWVFDIGRNISGVSQITVKGDSGTVIRLKHAERLNKNGHVDQSNIDLHYRPTDDKDPFQTDIFILSGKGEETFMPKFNYKGFQYIEVSSSKPVELTKESLKAYFMHSDVAPIGTVTSSNKTINQIWSATNNSYLSNLFGYPTDCPQREKNGWTGDAHIANETGLYNFDAITIYEKWLADHRDEQQPNGVLPSIIPTGGWGYEWGNGPDWTSTIAIIPWNIYLFYGDSKLLADSYTNIEKYVNHIDELYPTGLTSWGLGDWVPVKSVSPVELTSSVYYYTDASILAKAAKILGKQADFVKYSALANKIKNAINAKYLNTETGVYGKGLQTELSVPLYWDIVPQNLKSKVAANLAQRVTADNYHLDVGILGAKAILGALSNNGYPDVAYKIASQETYPSWGWWMVNGATTLYENWKIDAKSDISLNHIMFGEIGAWLYKGIAGIYPDQDHPGFKNVILKPNFVAGLNEFTATHDGPYGKIISSWQRNANGVTYKVTVPANSMATITFPYGKVYQANKPLTNTQQYKVAAGSYVFDIK
- a CDS encoding START domain-containing protein; amino-acid sequence: MYKRITLLLLLLITTTIIRAEEPWALSSDKEGVKVYTRHVPNSKIKAIKVECQFNATSAQLVAVLLDIKGSIDWVYHTKSVSLIKQVSPSELYYYSEVNIPWPIHNRDFIAHIKVTQDPVTKVVTVDAPCIPDMVPVKDGIVRIEHSVGKWIITPVDSNHVKIEYTLHLDAGGSVPAWLLNMFITQGPTESFKKLKVQLQKSTYKNVKLAYIAE